The following proteins come from a genomic window of Chaetodon auriga isolate fChaAug3 chromosome 16, fChaAug3.hap1, whole genome shotgun sequence:
- the psmg3 gene encoding proteasome assembly chaperone 3 yields MSSAEPIIRSRQTEKEVKGISTQVVCTEFSNYIFIVVTQYGKIGTLISITPDSRSNDISTPTFSTKVLLGKDEPLTHVCAKNLAMFVSQEATNRPVLLGLALKDSSIDAIKEMKEIIKTCRVW; encoded by the exons ATGTCTTCCGCCGAGCCCATTATCAGATCGAGACAGACGGAGAAAGAAGTGAAGGGGATTTCAACGCAGGTCGTCTGCACAGAGTTCAGCAATTACATTTTCATAGTTGTCACTCAGTACGGCAAAATCGGAACACTAATATCCATCACACCTGACTCCAGATCCAATGATATCAGCACTCCAACGTTCTCCACCAAAGTACTGCTGGGCAAAGACGAG ccCCTCACACATGTCTGTGCCAAAAACCTGGCTATGTTTGTGTCGCAAGAAGCCACCAACAGGCCCGTCCTCCTGGGACTGGCACTCAAGGATTCCTCCATAGACGccataaaagaaatgaaagagatcATCAAAACTTGTCGAGTCTGGTAG